Part of the Paenibacillus sp. JNUCC32 genome is shown below.
GTATGCCCCGATGAGTGAACACATTGTTATTAAGATATCAGCGCCTTCTTCGAATAAGTATTCAACTTACTATGTCTCTTCTAATATTTCTTATATTGGGTTCAATTTGATCAAATCGATTTAAACAGTGGTTTCGAATCATTTCTAAGTCATTGATACTTTGAGACTCATCTTTATTCCTAAATAGAATATTCATAACCCAGTTAGATAGATTACGAAGATGTGCACGATAAGAGTAAAAGCGAATCAAGTCCAGATTAATCTGAATCTTTCGATCCAACTGTTTAATATAAGAAGATATAAAGATGTCGAAACTCGAACCAATATAGCCAAACAAATTATACTCAGGTGGTGCTATGATCACCGATTCCCAGTCTAAAAAGAACAACTGATTATTGTGATATATGATATTTCCACCCCACATATCACCGTGACACAAAACAAGTTGGCTAGCATTGATATGAACTGAATTCCGAATTTCTCTAACTAAGTTCATGTAAAAGAGAATTTGTTCTTTCTTTAATAAAACAAGCTTTCGTAGTGATTGATTTAAGTCATTGTTTAGATTTGATTTCTCAAGGATCGAAATACATCTCAAAAGATCAGATTCGAAAGTGACATCAAATGATTCCTTTGGTAATAAATTCTGATTCACGTGCGGAGTAATCTGTTCTAATGTAGCCACGGACTTTGCAATTCCTACAAGAATCTCTTCTGAGAAAGGATATGCCTCGGTCAAGGTCTCTCCAACTATAAAATTAAATAAAACTATAGTGATGTCTTGTAATTTAGTAAATAAACTCCCAAAGCAATTCTTTATTGGATGAGTCATGTTTATAAACAACCCTTGATGATAAAGATCCCAAGTCAAAGGTAGGTAATAATGTAGTCGTCGTATTCCCTCTCTTTGTCTATCATTATGATGATCAAATAACTTCAAGTAATATTGTTGTTCGTCAATACAATTTACTTTATAGGAATACGCCGAATCCCCGACCGGAATAAATTCAATATCCTTAATAAGAATTCCGTAGTTTTTTTGTATGAATAAAATAAGCTGTTCATCTTCGATTTTGAACTTACTTATCAAAAGTCTCACCACCATATGATTGAGGAATTGTGGTTTGCGCTGATTTCCGATAACTTCTTTATATTCACGAACCCTCACTGGCTTAAGGGGCGAATACCCCGGGTCCGACGGACTTAGCCAGTGCAAGGTTGTCAGGTTGATCCCGCTCCCCTGAAATCCCTCATACCAGACCGAGAAACGAACGGTTCAATGCGTAAATATGGTGTTTTATTTGAAGGACTTGTCCTCCTCAACTTACTTTACAATTCCTTCAAACTTTTCCTTCATTAAAAAACTTGATTTCAATCTCGTTTTTTACAATATTTTTTAATCCTTCTTGATAATAAGGCATAAATTCATCTGCTCTATCAATATCTACCCATTCAACATGACTAATTTCGGATGGTCTAGTTATCTCTTGTTGCCCGCCTATTATTTCAGCTCTAAAAGTAATAAACACTACGTGTTCATCATGTTTTGTTAATATTGCCTCATTGATAGCCACTACACCGTGGACTTTAATATCAAATCCCGTTTCTTCCTTTGCTTCGCGGATTGCAGCCGCATCTAAGGTCTCGTTTTCTTCAACGCCTCCACCTGGTAATGACCAAGTACCGTTTTTATGATTCTTCACCATGAGGATTTTTGTTTTGTCTTTATCTGTAATCAAAGAATACGCAACGTCTATTCGTTTCATATGATCTTCCTTTTTTATGTTTTTTAAGTTTCACATGTCTTTCAGATAACGGTTAAAGTTTTAATAAGACCGTCATTCGTTTCAATTCAATCCACACTTCTGAGAGTGGGGCGTCAGCACGATGCTTCTAGAAATGTAT
Proteins encoded:
- a CDS encoding phosphotransferase: MISKFKIEDEQLILFIQKNYGILIKDIEFIPVGDSAYSYKVNCIDEQQYYLKLFDHHNDRQREGIRRLHYYLPLTWDLYHQGLFINMTHPIKNCFGSLFTKLQDITIVLFNFIVGETLTEAYPFSEEILVGIAKSVATLEQITPHVNQNLLPKESFDVTFESDLLRCISILEKSNLNNDLNQSLRKLVLLKKEQILFYMNLVREIRNSVHINASQLVLCHGDMWGGNIIYHNNQLFFLDWESVIIAPPEYNLFGYIGSSFDIFISSYIKQLDRKIQINLDLIRFYSYRAHLRNLSNWVMNILFRNKDESQSINDLEMIRNHCLNRFDQIEPNIRNIRRDIVS
- a CDS encoding NUDIX hydrolase; translated protein: MKRIDVAYSLITDKDKTKILMVKNHKNGTWSLPGGGVEENETLDAAAIREAKEETGFDIKVHGVVAINEAILTKHDEHVVFITFRAEIIGGQQEITRPSEISHVEWVDIDRADEFMPYYQEGLKNIVKNEIEIKFFNEGKV